A window of the Amycolatopsis solani genome harbors these coding sequences:
- a CDS encoding response regulator, which produces MGLRVLVVDDHPLFRFGVATLLGNEPGIEVVGEAASGANAVDAAAALRPDVVVMDLHLPDLSGIQAARHIVTANPDTGVLMLTMADESESVFAAMRAGARGYLLKDAEPDEIIRAVQAVARREAIFGPDIANRVLGFFNQPAPASEPVFPELTAREREVLELIAAGHSNGVIANTLCLSPKTVRNHISNVFAKLHVTDRAEAIVRARDAGLGRS; this is translated from the coding sequence ATGGGTCTGCGCGTCCTGGTCGTGGACGATCATCCCCTGTTCCGGTTCGGCGTGGCGACGCTGCTGGGGAACGAACCGGGCATCGAGGTCGTCGGCGAGGCCGCCAGCGGCGCGAACGCGGTCGACGCCGCCGCCGCGCTGCGCCCGGACGTCGTCGTCATGGACCTGCACCTGCCCGACCTCTCCGGGATCCAGGCGGCCCGGCACATCGTGACGGCCAACCCGGACACCGGCGTGCTGATGCTGACGATGGCCGACGAAAGCGAGTCGGTCTTCGCGGCGATGCGCGCCGGTGCCCGCGGCTACCTGCTCAAGGACGCCGAGCCGGACGAGATCATCCGCGCGGTGCAGGCGGTCGCCCGGCGCGAAGCCATCTTCGGGCCCGACATCGCCAACCGCGTGCTCGGCTTCTTCAACCAGCCCGCGCCGGCCAGCGAGCCGGTGTTCCCCGAACTGACTGCGCGCGAGCGCGAGGTGCTGGAGCTGATCGCGGCCGGCCACAGCAACGGCGTCATCGCGAACACGCTGTGCCTGAGCCCCAAGACGGTCCGCAACCACATCTCGAACGTCTTCGCCAAGCTGCACGTCACCGACCGCGCCGAGGCGATCGTCCGGGCCAGGGACGCGGGCCTCGGCCGGTCCTGA
- a CDS encoding response regulator transcription factor — MFESDRTPVVVRATDPILHNGVCVALRSRDEVRVVDGDSAGPAVVALLVADRLDETMTQLLSALHHQGFTRIVLIAGEVDDNEVLNAVEHGVCAVARRADAGPEVLVRLIKAAAAGEGALPPDLLGRLLNRVSRLQRQVLQPRGLHMGGMSNRETEVLRLVAAGYSTQEIADQLCYSQRTVKSILHDVTNRFQLRNRSHAVAYALREGLI; from the coding sequence ATGTTCGAATCCGACAGGACTCCGGTGGTGGTCCGCGCCACCGATCCGATCCTGCACAACGGCGTCTGCGTGGCGCTGCGTTCGCGTGACGAAGTCCGGGTGGTCGACGGGGACTCGGCCGGCCCCGCCGTGGTCGCGCTGCTGGTCGCCGACCGGCTCGACGAGACGATGACGCAACTGCTGTCCGCGTTGCACCACCAGGGCTTCACCCGCATCGTGCTGATCGCGGGCGAAGTCGACGACAACGAGGTCCTCAACGCCGTCGAGCACGGCGTCTGCGCGGTCGCCCGCCGCGCCGACGCCGGGCCGGAGGTGCTCGTGCGGCTGATCAAGGCGGCCGCGGCGGGCGAGGGCGCGCTGCCGCCCGACCTGCTCGGCCGGCTGCTCAACCGGGTTTCCCGCCTGCAGCGCCAGGTGCTGCAGCCGCGAGGCCTGCACATGGGCGGGATGAGCAACCGGGAGACGGAGGTGCTCCGGCTCGTCGCGGCGGGGTATTCGACGCAGGAGATCGCCGACCAGCTGTGCTACTCGCAGCGCACGGTGAAGAGCATCCTGCACGACGTGACCAACCGGTTCCAGCTGCGCAACCGCTCGCACGCGGTGGCGTACGCGTTGCGTGAAGGACTGATCTAG
- a CDS encoding ATP-binding protein, giving the protein MRRRILLAILLAVAVTAAVLGIPLGIVASWQIESSYRETLAENARAAAAILDTEIANGQEIDLDQVRAAVPANGLLTVRASGQIEKRYGSDPGSDTVTETADLARDGKVEIAVPAGPMHERQTTVTLVVVLLVLLSIGTGAVVALVTARRLAKPLRHVAERAARLGGGDFRPDPSRYGVGELDMVAEALDASGTALAQLVQRERQLVGDVSHQLRSRLTALQLRLEPLTVHPDDEVADESKAAQEQADRLAEALDELLAAARAAREVGAEPVDLPTQLPEMAQEWRELLRAEGRNLRTRVADGLMARATPGRLREVIGVLLDNALRHGSGTVTLVARRGDAEGTVVIEVSDTGSGVPDELAPHIFERGFSGGGSTGVGLALARALIEADGGRLELSNRRPAVFSLFLKVPRPSDVPEVRWPAERVPR; this is encoded by the coding sequence GTGCGCCGCCGCATCCTCCTGGCCATCCTGCTCGCGGTCGCCGTCACCGCGGCGGTCCTCGGCATCCCCCTGGGCATCGTGGCGAGCTGGCAGATCGAGTCGAGCTACCGCGAGACGCTGGCCGAGAACGCCCGCGCGGCGGCGGCGATCCTCGACACCGAGATCGCCAACGGCCAGGAGATCGACCTCGACCAGGTGCGGGCGGCGGTCCCGGCGAACGGGCTGCTCACCGTCCGCGCGAGCGGCCAGATCGAGAAGCGCTACGGCAGCGACCCGGGCAGCGACACCGTCACCGAGACGGCCGACCTCGCCCGCGACGGCAAGGTGGAGATCGCCGTCCCCGCCGGGCCGATGCACGAACGGCAGACGACGGTCACGCTCGTCGTCGTCCTGCTGGTGCTGCTGTCGATCGGGACCGGCGCGGTGGTGGCGCTGGTGACGGCCCGGCGGCTCGCGAAGCCGTTGCGGCACGTCGCCGAACGCGCGGCCCGCCTCGGCGGCGGCGACTTCCGGCCCGACCCGAGCCGCTACGGCGTCGGCGAGCTCGACATGGTCGCCGAAGCGCTGGACGCGTCCGGGACCGCGCTCGCCCAGCTCGTGCAGCGGGAACGCCAGCTCGTCGGCGACGTCTCGCACCAGCTGCGCAGCCGCCTGACGGCGTTGCAGCTGCGGCTGGAACCGCTCACCGTGCACCCGGACGACGAGGTGGCCGACGAGTCGAAAGCCGCCCAGGAACAGGCCGACCGGCTCGCGGAGGCGCTGGACGAGCTGCTGGCGGCGGCGCGCGCGGCCCGCGAGGTCGGCGCGGAACCGGTGGACCTGCCCACGCAACTGCCCGAGATGGCCCAGGAGTGGCGCGAGCTGCTTCGCGCGGAAGGCCGCAACCTCCGGACGCGCGTGGCCGACGGGCTGATGGCGCGGGCCACGCCCGGCCGGCTGCGCGAAGTCATCGGGGTCCTGCTCGACAACGCGCTGCGCCACGGCTCGGGCACGGTCACGCTGGTCGCCCGCCGCGGCGACGCCGAGGGCACGGTGGTGATCGAGGTGAGCGACACCGGCTCCGGCGTGCCCGACGAGCTCGCCCCGCACATCTTCGAACGCGGCTTCTCCGGCGGCGGCTCCACCGGCGTCGGCCTGGCACTGGCCCGCGCGCTGATCGAGGCCGACGGCGGGCGGCTGGAGCTGTCCAACCGCCGCCCGGCCGTCTTCAGCCTCTTCCTCAAGGTGCCGCGGCCCAGCGACGTCCCGGAAGTCCGCTGGCCCGCCGAACGCGTCCCGCGCTAG
- a CDS encoding response regulator transcription factor: MVLLAEDDPAIAEPLSRALEREGYEIHVVTDGPSVLDATAAQRVDLLVLDLGLPGMDGLEVCRRLRANGTELPVLMLTARTDEVDFVVGLDAGADDYVAKPFRLAELLARIRALLRRRVPEVLEAGGVRMDVGARLVTVDLHEVQLANKEFELLRVLMSRAGQVVSRDEILAEVWNDLESKTSKTLDMHMSWLRRKLAIAADDAAGRTSKAHDGERRIATVRGVGFRFNAE; this comes from the coding sequence ATGGTCCTACTTGCCGAAGACGATCCGGCCATCGCCGAACCGCTCTCCCGCGCCCTCGAACGCGAGGGATACGAGATCCACGTCGTCACCGACGGCCCTTCGGTCCTCGACGCCACCGCCGCCCAGCGCGTCGACCTGCTCGTGCTGGACCTCGGCCTGCCCGGGATGGACGGCTTGGAGGTGTGCCGCCGGCTGCGCGCCAACGGCACCGAGCTGCCCGTCCTGATGCTCACCGCCCGCACCGACGAGGTCGACTTCGTCGTCGGCCTGGACGCGGGGGCCGACGACTACGTCGCGAAACCGTTCCGGCTCGCCGAGCTGCTGGCCCGGATCCGCGCGCTGCTGCGCCGCCGGGTGCCCGAGGTGCTCGAGGCGGGCGGGGTGCGGATGGACGTCGGCGCCCGGCTGGTCACCGTCGACCTGCACGAGGTGCAGCTGGCGAACAAGGAGTTCGAGCTGCTGCGCGTGCTCATGAGCCGTGCCGGGCAGGTCGTCAGCCGCGACGAGATTCTCGCCGAGGTCTGGAACGACCTCGAGTCGAAGACGTCCAAGACCCTCGACATGCACATGTCGTGGCTGCGGCGGAAGCTCGCCATCGCCGCCGACGACGCCGCGGGCCGCACCAGCAAGGCCCACGACGGCGAACGGCGGATCGCGACCGTCCGCGGCGTCGGCTTCCGGTTCAACGCCGAATAA